A genomic segment from Arcobacter acticola encodes:
- the glmU gene encoding bifunctional UDP-N-acetylglucosamine diphosphorylase/glucosamine-1-phosphate N-acetyltransferase GlmU, giving the protein MFNKSIIVLAAGAGTRMKSDTPKVLHRISGKPMLYYSIKEALKLSDDITVVLFHQAARVQTEMEKYFKNINYVIQDHANYPGTGGAVMNITPKYPKVLVLNGDMPLIQASELEKFDIDATIVMSVLELESADGYGRVIIENGNVKKIVEQKDANAQELAITTANAGIYQFETKFLLENLAKLNNNNAQKEYYITDLIEMAIEQGKVLKPLAVNEENFKGVNSKVELADAEVIHQNRIKKEFLKAGVIMRLPDTIYIEEGVQIEGESIIENGVSLLGNSKIINSHIKTNSVVEDSIVRNSDVGPMGRIRPGSDLNKTHIGNFVETKKAILNGVKAGHLSYLGDCTIDEGTNIGCGTITCNYDGINKHQTIIGKNVFVGSDTQFVAPVNIEDDVLIGAGSTVTGNVKKGQLFLTRAKAKTIDGYFYKHFSSKKK; this is encoded by the coding sequence ATGTTTAACAAATCAATTATAGTTTTAGCAGCAGGTGCAGGAACAAGAATGAAATCTGATACTCCAAAGGTATTACATAGAATTTCTGGGAAACCAATGTTATATTATTCAATAAAAGAGGCTTTAAAATTAAGTGATGATATTACAGTGGTTTTATTTCATCAAGCAGCACGAGTTCAAACTGAGATGGAAAAATATTTCAAAAATATAAACTATGTTATTCAAGACCATGCAAACTATCCAGGAACTGGTGGAGCTGTTATGAATATCACTCCAAAATATCCTAAAGTTTTAGTTTTAAATGGAGATATGCCACTTATTCAAGCAAGTGAATTGGAAAAATTTGACATCGATGCAACTATTGTAATGTCCGTACTAGAACTTGAAAGTGCTGATGGCTACGGAAGAGTAATTATTGAAAATGGAAATGTTAAAAAAATAGTTGAACAAAAAGATGCAAATGCGCAAGAGTTAGCAATCACAACTGCAAATGCAGGAATTTATCAATTTGAAACAAAATTCTTACTTGAAAACTTAGCAAAGCTAAATAATAATAATGCACAAAAAGAGTATTACATCACAGATTTAATTGAAATGGCAATAGAGCAAGGAAAAGTTTTAAAGCCACTTGCTGTAAATGAGGAGAACTTCAAAGGGGTTAACTCAAAAGTTGAATTAGCTGATGCTGAGGTTATTCATCAAAATAGAATAAAAAAAGAGTTCTTAAAAGCTGGTGTTATTATGAGATTGCCTGATACTATTTATATAGAAGAGGGTGTACAAATTGAGGGTGAAAGTATTATTGAAAATGGAGTATCTCTTTTAGGTAATTCAAAAATCATAAATTCACATATCAAAACAAACTCTGTTGTTGAAGACTCAATTGTAAGAAATAGTGATGTTGGTCCAATGGGAAGAATAAGACCTGGTAGTGATTTAAATAAAACACATATTGGAAACTTTGTTGAAACAAAAAAAGCTATTTTAAATGGTGTAAAAGCAGGTCATTTATCATATCTTGGTGATTGTACTATTGATGAGGGTACAAACATAGGTTGTGGAACAATAACTTGTAATTATGATGGGATTAATAAACATCAAACAATTATTGGTAAAAATGTATTTGTAGGAAGTGATACTCAGTTTGTGGCACCTGTTAATATCGAAGATGATGTATTAATAGGAGCTGGCTCAACGGTAACTGGAAATGTAAAAAAAGGTCAGTTATTTTTAACACGTGCAAAAGCAAAAACTATTGATGGTTACTTTTACAAACATTTTTCAAGTAAAAAAAAGTAG
- a CDS encoding ankyrin repeat domain-containing protein — MFGFFKVSEDLFYKELLSDDIDINKIQKYIEKGIDINKKDEKGRSILFILSAKRKIDAIRILLKNNININIEDRYGRTVLDEAALRSDGIMIRFFLDNGFDINRKNSMGRTILQDVALEGDYKIFQILMNNRPDFNIKDSYGKTVLFDAVEGQNINIIKDVVNNVDSLNILDENYQTALFKAVLKDNIEIAKLLIVHGINVNFLDKDGQNVLFNTILQGSKNIPIIELLMKKDINMNIVDNNNKNVLDELLYVHDLQKNTSKELDGKYKLITPEKEYLPLALMFINNGLDIDKIHEDGKTTLQIEIENKNFANVEFLVNCGADLNVVDENDKNIIYKEILKGYSNYQMIDFLVSKGASLEAKDLDEKTIFDDIIEIIAITKGFKKVNPVLAAFIKENEKYDVLLKKILTYRPNIEAQRLDGKNILFDLVTYNDFETLKMIINYGVNLNIKDKRGSTPLMYMVEEGLKIKDKKEREFFIERLVYFLKYRVSVDIQDVDGRTVLHKAVIANDLTVVEKLLTKKADLTITDIHGRTALHHTQWHGNYKIARWLIAAGADMNQLDNSGFTLLNYAAIFGHVRLVIALIASGVLMYNRNSKNRKVAQFFKDRENNLEKLLVTNTNDLKMQKALEEVVENLKKEINEALI; from the coding sequence GTGTTTGGATTTTTTAAAGTTAGTGAGGATCTTTTTTATAAAGAGCTACTATCAGATGATATTGATATTAATAAAATCCAAAAATATATAGAAAAAGGTATTGATATAAATAAAAAAGATGAAAAGGGAAGAAGTATCCTTTTTATACTTAGTGCAAAAAGAAAAATAGATGCAATAAGAATTTTATTGAAAAATAATATCAATATAAATATAGAAGATAGATATGGAAGAACAGTTTTAGATGAAGCTGCTTTAAGATCAGATGGAATAATGATTAGATTTTTTCTTGATAATGGTTTTGATATTAACCGTAAAAATAGTATGGGTCGAACAATTCTTCAAGATGTTGCCTTAGAAGGTGACTATAAAATATTTCAAATTTTAATGAATAATCGACCTGATTTTAATATAAAAGATAGTTATGGAAAAACTGTATTATTTGATGCAGTTGAAGGCCAAAATATCAACATCATAAAAGATGTTGTAAATAATGTTGATAGTTTAAATATCCTAGATGAAAACTACCAAACAGCACTTTTTAAAGCAGTTTTAAAAGATAATATTGAAATAGCAAAACTTTTGATAGTTCATGGAATAAATGTAAATTTCTTGGATAAAGATGGTCAAAATGTACTTTTTAATACTATTTTACAAGGTTCAAAAAATATTCCTATTATAGAACTTCTAATGAAGAAAGATATAAATATGAATATTGTTGATAATAACAACAAGAATGTTCTGGATGAGCTTTTGTATGTTCATGATTTACAAAAAAATACTTCAAAAGAGTTAGATGGTAAATATAAACTAATTACCCCTGAAAAAGAGTATTTGCCTTTAGCCTTAATGTTTATAAACAATGGATTAGATATTGATAAGATACACGAAGATGGTAAAACAACACTTCAAATTGAAATAGAAAATAAAAACTTTGCAAATGTAGAGTTTTTGGTTAATTGTGGTGCTGATTTAAATGTTGTCGATGAAAATGATAAGAATATAATTTATAAAGAGATTTTAAAGGGATATTCAAACTATCAAATGATAGACTTCCTTGTTTCAAAAGGTGCTTCTTTAGAAGCTAAAGATTTAGATGAAAAAACAATTTTTGATGATATTATAGAAATAATAGCCATTACAAAAGGTTTTAAAAAAGTAAATCCAGTCTTAGCAGCTTTTATAAAAGAAAATGAAAAATATGATGTTCTTTTAAAGAAAATATTAACATATAGACCGAATATTGAAGCACAAAGATTAGATGGCAAAAATATTTTATTTGATTTAGTTACATACAATGATTTTGAAACATTAAAAATGATTATAAATTATGGTGTCAATCTAAATATTAAAGATAAAAGAGGATCAACACCATTAATGTATATGGTTGAAGAAGGCTTGAAAATTAAAGATAAAAAAGAAAGAGAATTTTTTATTGAACGATTAGTCTATTTTTTAAAATATAGAGTTAGTGTTGATATTCAAGATGTAGATGGAAGAACTGTTTTACATAAAGCTGTAATTGCAAATGACCTAACGGTTGTTGAAAAGCTTTTAACAAAAAAAGCTGATTTAACAATTACAGATATACATGGAAGAACAGCTCTTCATCATACCCAATGGCATGGGAATTATAAAATTGCAAGATGGTTAATAGCAGCAGGTGCTGATATGAATCAGCTTGATAATAGTGGATTTACATTATTAAATTATGCAGCTATTTTTGGTCATGTAAGACTTGTTATTGCACTGATTGCATCTGGAGTTCTTATGTATAATAGAAATTCAAAGAATAGAAAAGTAGCACAATTTTTTAAAGATAGGGAAAATAATTTAGAGAAATTGTTAGTTACAAATACAAACGATTTAAAAATGCAAAAGGCATTAGAAGAAGTTGTAGAAAATCTAAAAAAAGAAATTAATGAAGCACTAATATAA
- a CDS encoding helicase-related protein, whose amino-acid sequence MKENWQQQLQSLLNCDLKTLYPLARSLNRKLEFYVGPTNSGKTYNAMQKLKEANSGLYLAPLRLLALEGYEDLKASNLEASLITGEEQMLNEDAAHVCSTIEMLDFDLDVDVAVIDEVQMLDDIDRGWAWVNAIIGCPAKKIIMTGSVNALDAVKRIAAYLDEDLEIVKHQRKNELKVLSKWTALDKLEDGTALIAFSRADVLKLKHRLQKNYTVSVIYGNLSPEVRRDEAQRFREKKSQILIATDAIAMGLNLPIKTILFTTDTKFDGVSKRKITVNEITQIAGRAGRYGHFEAGFLGATRRDVLEHIKVEFEAPIRTIKPPFKVKINANQLEALAAHIKTNSLTKVLKFFADNMYFSGPFIAANISSMIEAAKIVDTKFNLKLDEKYLLAQAPITAKSNIIIQAYDAYIASVIKKRVCHYKPSITLPKKAITQRDLLLVEDEVKKISLYLWLSYKFPQLFPDHDKAYILRNSFNSFIEKSLRGSLIQEEIPRKTFPKKTYTDHKNEKNDKKNYKPRRRKAI is encoded by the coding sequence ATGAAAGAAAATTGGCAACAACAACTACAATCACTATTAAATTGTGATTTAAAAACCTTATATCCGCTAGCTAGAAGTTTAAATAGAAAGCTAGAGTTTTATGTTGGACCTACAAATAGTGGTAAAACATATAATGCAATGCAAAAATTAAAAGAGGCAAACTCTGGACTTTATTTAGCACCTTTGCGACTTTTAGCACTTGAAGGTTATGAAGATTTAAAAGCTTCGAATCTTGAAGCTTCACTAATCACAGGTGAAGAACAAATGTTAAATGAAGATGCAGCTCATGTTTGCTCTACAATTGAAATGCTAGATTTTGATTTAGATGTTGATGTGGCTGTTATTGATGAAGTTCAAATGCTTGATGATATAGATAGAGGTTGGGCATGGGTAAATGCAATTATTGGATGTCCTGCTAAAAAAATCATTATGACAGGAAGTGTAAATGCACTTGATGCTGTTAAAAGAATAGCTGCATATTTAGATGAAGATTTAGAGATAGTAAAACACCAAAGAAAAAATGAACTAAAAGTTTTATCAAAATGGACAGCTTTAGATAAACTAGAAGATGGAACTGCCTTAATAGCATTTTCAAGAGCAGATGTTTTAAAACTAAAACATAGACTTCAAAAAAACTATACAGTTTCAGTTATCTATGGAAATTTATCACCTGAAGTAAGACGTGATGAAGCACAAAGATTTAGAGAAAAGAAAAGCCAGATTTTAATAGCAACAGACGCAATTGCGATGGGATTAAATCTTCCTATTAAAACTATTTTGTTTACAACAGATACAAAATTTGATGGTGTTAGTAAAAGAAAAATAACAGTAAATGAAATCACTCAAATAGCAGGTCGTGCAGGGCGTTATGGTCACTTTGAAGCAGGGTTTTTAGGTGCCACCAGAAGAGATGTTTTAGAACATATTAAAGTTGAGTTTGAAGCTCCAATAAGAACTATAAAACCACCTTTTAAAGTAAAAATAAATGCAAATCAACTAGAGGCTTTAGCCGCACATATTAAAACAAATTCTTTAACAAAAGTATTAAAGTTTTTTGCTGATAATATGTATTTTTCAGGACCATTTATAGCTGCAAATATTTCATCTATGATAGAAGCTGCAAAAATTGTTGATACAAAATTTAATCTAAAACTTGATGAAAAATATCTTTTAGCTCAAGCTCCCATTACTGCTAAATCAAATATTATTATTCAAGCTTATGATGCTTATATTGCAAGTGTTATTAAAAAAAGAGTTTGCCATTATAAACCATCTATTACTTTGCCTAAAAAAGCTATTACTCAAAGGGATTTATTACTAGTGGAAGATGAAGTAAAAAAAATATCATTGTATTTATGGTTATCTTACAAATTTCCTCAACTTTTTCCTGACCATGATAAAGCATATATTTTAAGAAATTCTTTTAATTCATTTATAGAAAAATCATTAAGAGGAAGTTTAATTCAAGAAGAAATACCTAGAAAAACTTTCCCAAAAAAAACATATACTGATCATAAAAATGAGAAAAATGATAAAAAAAATTATAAACCAAGAAGAAGAAAAGCAATTTAA
- a CDS encoding type II toxin-antitoxin system RelE family toxin, which yields MKKLTNFEPAYRLRIGDYRVLFDVEENIIIIGRILHRKESY from the coding sequence ATAAAAAAACTTACAAATTTTGAACCAGCTTATAGACTTAGAATTGGTGATTATAGAGTTCTTTTTGATGTTGAAGAAAATATTATAATTATAGGTAGAATTTTACATAGAAAAGAAAGTTATTAA
- the trmA gene encoding tRNA (uridine(54)-C5)-methyltransferase TrmA: protein MNCEYFGKCASCTLYDKNYEEQLDFKIQREKERFSNFTSMDFDIIKSEDKAFRNRAEFRIWWENDENGNHTISYAMNDFNKNILEIDSCQIVSPHIQEVMPKLLELISKEKELEDKLFAVEFLGSTTNDLLVTLIYHRKLGEAWNILAKELESKVNIKIIGRSRKQKQIISEDLISEKLNINNKDYNFEYQEGGFTQPNTNVNIHMIEWVLNNIQDSSKDLCELYCGGGNFTIPLSTKFNKVLATEISKTSIKSARRNCELNNISNIDFIRMSAEEFVQGLQGVRTFERLKDINLKDYNFDTIFMDPPRAGLDDITRALAKDFEQIIYISCNPETLHRDLHELVKTHEIVNFALFDQFAYTNHIESGIILKKTR from the coding sequence ATGAATTGTGAATATTTTGGTAAATGTGCTTCATGTACACTATATGATAAAAACTATGAAGAGCAACTAGACTTCAAAATACAAAGGGAAAAAGAAAGATTTTCAAACTTTACATCTATGGATTTTGACATTATAAAAAGTGAAGATAAAGCTTTTAGAAATCGTGCAGAGTTTAGAATTTGGTGGGAAAATGATGAAAATGGAAATCATACTATTTCATATGCTATGAATGATTTTAATAAAAATATATTAGAAATAGACTCATGTCAAATAGTAAGTCCTCATATTCAAGAAGTTATGCCAAAACTTTTAGAACTTATAAGTAAAGAAAAAGAGCTTGAAGACAAACTTTTCGCAGTTGAATTTCTAGGAAGCACAACAAATGACCTACTTGTAACTTTGATTTACCATAGAAAACTAGGTGAGGCATGGAATATTCTTGCAAAAGAGCTTGAAAGCAAAGTAAATATCAAAATCATAGGAAGAAGTAGAAAACAAAAACAAATCATAAGTGAAGATTTGATTTCAGAAAAACTAAATATAAACAACAAAGATTATAATTTTGAATATCAAGAAGGTGGATTTACTCAACCAAATACAAATGTAAATATTCATATGATTGAATGGGTTTTAAATAATATCCAAGACTCTTCAAAAGATTTATGCGAACTTTACTGTGGTGGTGGAAACTTTACAATACCACTTTCTACAAAGTTCAATAAAGTCCTAGCAACTGAAATCTCAAAAACCTCTATAAAATCAGCAAGAAGAAACTGTGAGTTAAACAATATCTCAAATATAGATTTTATTAGAATGAGTGCAGAAGAATTTGTACAAGGACTTCAAGGAGTACGAACTTTTGAAAGACTAAAAGATATAAATCTAAAAGATTATAACTTCGATACCATATTTATGGACCCTCCTAGAGCTGGACTTGATGATATCACAAGAGCACTGGCAAAAGATTTTGAGCAAATAATATATATATCATGTAATCCAGAAACACTACATAGAGATTTACATGAACTAGTAAAAACCCATGAAATAGTGAACTTCGCACTATTTGATCAGTTTGCCTATACAAATCATATAGAAAGTGGAATAATTCTAAAAAAGACTAGATAA
- a CDS encoding flagellin — MIINTNISSLTAQEASKNTNNTLSSSLEKLSTGLKINKASDDASGLAIADKLRTQVTSINQGVANGNSAVSLLQIADKSMAEQSTILDTIKAKLIQASTDTTSAEGREAIKNDVQKLLTQLDNIAEQTNYNGMDLLNGNSFSFQVGEGATDTIVAKPSSASNTSSLGSAANNLTATLVHTTGANTSTAQVDTITFGDGGGTWAAGDTASVQIKSATSDETYTYSYTVTAADIAADGTTAVENAVGTAMIALINVDTASHGITAGGTSPAVTLTAGTADVRYENTSSVGKSLSGLTSANLANDTLTSAVAKDYQTVVDGAIDGLNSLRSEFGSTQNQVESAVRNLMTQSTNLSAAESIIRDVDYAEESANFNKQNIISQAGSYAISQANTVQQNVLKLLQ, encoded by the coding sequence ATGATTATCAATACAAATATCTCATCTCTTACTGCTCAAGAAGCATCAAAAAACACAAATAACACTCTTTCAAGTTCATTAGAAAAACTTTCTACTGGTCTTAAAATAAACAAAGCGTCTGATGATGCATCTGGTTTAGCAATTGCTGATAAACTAAGAACTCAAGTAACTTCTATTAATCAAGGTGTTGCAAATGGTAACTCAGCAGTTTCTTTACTTCAAATTGCTGATAAATCAATGGCTGAACAATCAACTATTCTTGATACTATTAAAGCTAAATTAATTCAAGCATCAACTGATACTACTTCTGCAGAAGGTAGAGAAGCTATCAAAAATGATGTTCAAAAATTATTAACTCAACTTGATAATATTGCAGAACAAACTAATTATAATGGTATGGATTTATTAAATGGAAATTCGTTTTCATTCCAAGTAGGAGAAGGGGCAACAGATACAATTGTTGCAAAACCATCATCTGCTTCAAATACAAGTAGTTTAGGTAGTGCTGCAAATAATTTAACTGCAACATTAGTTCATACAACAGGAGCTAACACGTCGACTGCTCAAGTAGACACTATAACATTTGGTGATGGTGGAGGGACATGGGCTGCTGGAGATACTGCATCAGTTCAAATTAAATCAGCAACATCTGATGAAACTTACACTTATTCATATACTGTAACTGCAGCAGATATTGCTGCTGATGGTACAACTGCTGTAGAAAACGCTGTAGGAACAGCAATGATTGCATTGATTAATGTAGATACTGCAAGTCATGGTATTACTGCTGGTGGTACAAGTCCTGCTGTTACTCTTACTGCGGGAACTGCGGATGTAAGATATGAAAATACTTCTTCAGTAGGAAAATCTCTTTCTGGTTTAACTTCAGCGAATCTAGCAAATGATACTTTAACTTCTGCTGTTGCAAAAGATTATCAAACAGTAGTTGATGGAGCTATTGATGGATTAAATAGTTTAAGATCTGAATTCGGTTCTACTCAAAACCAAGTTGAATCAGCTGTTAGAAACTTAATGACTCAGTCTACTAATTTAAGTGCCGCTGAATCTATTATTAGAGATGTTGATTATGCGGAAGAATCTGCAAACTTCAACAAACAAAACATTATTTCTCAAGCTGGTTCATATGCAATCAGTCAAGCAAATACTGTTCAACAAAATGTTTTAAAATTATTACAATAA
- the recA gene encoding recombinase RecA produces MDENQKKSLDLAIKQIDKTFGKGTLIRLGDKVVVPTETISTGSLGLDLALGVGGLPKGRVIEIYGPESSGKTTLTLHAIAECQKAGGVCAFIDAEHALDVVYAKNLGVDTDNLLVSQPDFGEQALEILETVIRSGAVDLVVIDSVAALTPKVEIDGDMDDQQVGVQARLMSKALRKITGLLNKMNCTVIFINQIRMKIGMTGYGSPETTTGGNALKFYSSVRLDIRRIATLKQGENSIGNRVKVKVVKNKVAAPFKLAEFDIMFGEGISKTGELVDYGVKLDIVDKAGAWFSYGDSKIGQGRENSKVFLKDNPEIATEIERKILESMGINDALISSTSDDLEDESEIEE; encoded by the coding sequence ATGGATGAGAATCAAAAAAAATCATTAGACTTAGCAATTAAACAAATAGATAAAACATTTGGTAAAGGTACTTTAATCAGACTTGGAGACAAAGTTGTTGTTCCAACTGAAACTATTAGTACAGGTTCTTTAGGACTTGATTTAGCACTTGGTGTTGGTGGTCTTCCAAAAGGAAGAGTTATTGAGATTTATGGACCTGAGTCATCTGGTAAAACTACATTAACATTACATGCAATAGCAGAGTGTCAAAAAGCTGGTGGTGTTTGTGCATTTATTGATGCGGAACATGCTTTAGATGTTGTATATGCAAAAAATTTAGGTGTTGATACTGATAATTTACTTGTTTCACAACCTGATTTTGGTGAGCAAGCTTTAGAAATACTTGAAACAGTTATTAGATCAGGTGCTGTTGATTTAGTAGTTATTGACTCGGTTGCTGCTCTTACTCCAAAAGTAGAGATTGATGGAGATATGGATGACCAACAAGTTGGTGTTCAAGCAAGACTTATGTCTAAGGCTCTTAGAAAAATCACTGGTTTACTAAATAAAATGAACTGTACGGTTATTTTCATTAATCAAATCAGAATGAAAATTGGAATGACAGGTTATGGAAGTCCAGAAACAACGACAGGTGGAAATGCCCTTAAATTTTACTCATCTGTAAGACTTGATATTAGAAGAATTGCTACACTTAAACAAGGTGAAAATTCAATTGGGAATAGAGTTAAAGTAAAAGTTGTAAAAAACAAGGTTGCTGCTCCATTTAAATTAGCTGAATTTGATATTATGTTTGGAGAAGGTATCTCAAAAACTGGTGAATTGGTTGATTATGGTGTTAAACTTGATATCGTTGATAAAGCTGGAGCTTGGTTCTCTTACGGTGATTCGAAAATTGGTCAAGGAAGAGAAAACTCAAAAGTGTTCTTAAAAGACAATCCAGAAATAGCAACTGAGATTGAAAGAAAAATTTTAGAGTCAATGGGAATTAACGATGCTTTAATTAGTAGCACTTCAGATGACCTTGAAGATGAATCAGAAATTGAAGAATAG
- the eno gene encoding phosphopyruvate hydratase, with product MVFIDNVYADEVLDSRGNPTVRATVILSDGTKGSAIVPSGASTGKREALELRDGDNRFLGKGVLKAVENVNTTIANELIGLSPFNQAEIDATMKDIDGTHNYANLGANAVLGVSMATARAAAASLQIPLYRYLGGANAMTMPVPMFNIINGGEHANNSVDFQEYMIMPVGFENFNEGLRATAEIYQHLKKVIDAMGESTAVGDEGGFAPNLKSNEEPIQVIMTAIEKAGYKAGEQVAIALDVAASELINEKGLYVLKSENRELTSAELVAYYADLCSKYPIVSIEDGLSEDDWDGWKILTDVLGDKVQLVGDDLFVTNASILSEGIKKGIANSILIKPNQIGSVSETMQTIRLAQRNNYNCVMSHRSGESEDAFIADFAVALNCGQIKTGSTARSDRIAKYNRLLEIGAEVGYAEYLGSEPFKK from the coding sequence GTGGTATTTATCGATAATGTATACGCTGATGAAGTATTAGATTCAAGAGGAAATCCAACTGTAAGAGCAACAGTTATTTTAAGTGATGGGACAAAAGGTAGTGCTATTGTACCAAGTGGTGCAAGTACTGGAAAAAGAGAAGCATTAGAACTAAGAGATGGTGATAATAGATTTTTAGGTAAAGGTGTTCTTAAAGCTGTTGAAAATGTTAATACAACAATTGCAAATGAACTAATTGGTTTAAGTCCATTCAATCAAGCTGAAATTGATGCAACAATGAAAGATATTGATGGAACTCACAACTATGCAAATCTTGGTGCAAATGCAGTATTAGGTGTTTCAATGGCTACTGCAAGGGCTGCTGCTGCTTCATTACAAATTCCATTATATAGATATTTAGGTGGAGCAAATGCAATGACTATGCCTGTACCTATGTTTAATATTATTAATGGTGGTGAGCATGCAAATAACTCTGTAGATTTTCAAGAATATATGATTATGCCTGTTGGTTTTGAAAACTTCAATGAAGGTTTAAGAGCAACTGCTGAAATCTATCAACACTTAAAAAAAGTTATTGATGCAATGGGTGAAAGTACAGCTGTTGGTGATGAGGGTGGATTTGCTCCAAATTTAAAATCAAACGAAGAACCAATTCAAGTTATTATGACTGCAATTGAAAAAGCAGGATATAAAGCTGGTGAGCAAGTTGCAATTGCACTTGATGTTGCTGCATCTGAACTTATTAATGAAAAAGGTTTATATGTACTTAAATCAGAAAACAGAGAATTAACTTCTGCTGAACTTGTAGCATATTATGCTGATTTATGTTCAAAATATCCAATCGTATCTATTGAAGATGGATTAAGTGAAGACGACTGGGATGGATGGAAAATATTAACTGATGTTCTTGGAGATAAAGTTCAATTAGTTGGAGATGATTTATTTGTTACTAATGCTTCTATTTTAAGTGAAGGTATTAAAAAAGGTATCGCAAACTCAATTTTAATTAAACCTAATCAAATTGGATCAGTAAGTGAAACTATGCAAACAATAAGACTTGCACAAAGAAATAACTACAACTGTGTAATGTCACATAGATCAGGTGAAAGTGAAGATGCGTTTATTGCTGATTTTGCTGTTGCTTTAAACTGTGGACAAATTAAAACAGGAAGTACAGCTAGAAGTGATAGAATCGCTAAGTATAATAGACTTCTTGAAATTGGTGCAGAAGTTGGTTATGCTGAATATTTAGGGTCAGAGCCTTTTAAAAAATAA
- a CDS encoding FtsB family cell division protein: MTAYKKFILIVFISLIITIFFSYHAVNVLFGDNSLQVYNSLKYKKEYLEGEILRLQRENAYLQKEYFELKNLEPEQQ; the protein is encoded by the coding sequence TTGACTGCATATAAAAAATTCATATTAATAGTATTTATATCATTAATTATTACAATATTTTTCTCTTATCATGCAGTTAATGTTCTCTTTGGAGATAACTCTTTACAAGTTTATAATTCATTGAAATATAAAAAAGAGTATCTTGAGGGAGAAATTCTACGATTACAAAGAGAAAATGCTTATTTGCAAAAAGAGTATTTTGAATTAAAAAATTTGGAGCCAGAACAACAATGA
- a CDS encoding AMIN domain-containing protein, translated as MKTLFLFTLTIILSINLNARENPFAVTDAYEEASAKIFEINETPKTLEAAQEAQYIKEMQEKMSKVTSLNPDANKNKVEEAVNRIAPIIKDTPPALKTYSKKEVDSMIQKTKSQTEQKTKEIVKKELSKTQAVEPTQVVYVKPRPDVIDEDELISKQLLSFLKIEFNDNKLIIHTDHEVSKKFSIIKENKIIIDYKAKINFLTKKDDIDSRNYKKITIGNHKNEGYFRVAIELIDKPSKYDVKYESNLITISKIN; from the coding sequence ATGAAAACTTTATTCTTATTTACATTAACAATCATTCTATCAATAAATTTAAATGCAAGAGAAAATCCCTTTGCAGTTACAGATGCATACGAAGAAGCATCAGCTAAGATTTTTGAAATAAATGAAACTCCCAAGACATTAGAAGCTGCTCAAGAAGCTCAATACATCAAAGAAATGCAAGAAAAAATGTCAAAGGTAACAAGCCTAAATCCAGATGCAAATAAAAATAAAGTTGAAGAAGCTGTAAATAGAATTGCCCCTATTATAAAAGATACTCCTCCTGCATTGAAAACTTATTCAAAAAAAGAAGTTGACTCAATGATTCAAAAAACTAAATCTCAAACTGAGCAAAAAACTAAAGAAATAGTTAAAAAAGAATTATCAAAAACTCAAGCAGTAGAGCCTACGCAAGTGGTTTATGTAAAACCTAGACCTGATGTTATTGATGAAGATGAATTAATTAGCAAACAATTATTGTCATTTCTAAAAATAGAATTTAATGATAATAAATTAATCATTCATACAGATCATGAAGTTTCTAAAAAGTTTTCTATCATAAAAGAAAATAAAATTATTATTGACTATAAAGCAAAAATCAATTTTTTAACTAAAAAAGATGACATTGATTCAAGAAATTACAAAAAAATCACTATTGGTAATCACAAAAATGAAGGTTATTTCAGAGTTGCTATTGAATTAATTGACAAACCATCTAAATATGATGTTAAATATGAGAGTAACTTAATTACTATTTCTAAAATAAACTAA